A stretch of DNA from Misgurnus anguillicaudatus chromosome 15, ASM2758022v2, whole genome shotgun sequence:
TGGTTAGGTCGTGCATATAATAATGTGACATAGGGTAAAATATTTTGTCTggcttttatttttacatttaatgctTTTTACAGACTTATAGTGCATTCATTCTATATTTTTATGAATATGTGAGTTGCCTGGGAACTTGACCCATCATGGACCAAAGTAATAAGAGTGTTGTTGTGGATATATTTAACAAGCTCTCTATGCCATATGCGTATGGCGACAGAAGCATAACCACATCATTGCAGAATGTTGTGGCGGGCAGATATGTTTGTTTGACTTAAACGAAAATAAAATCTCCAACTTTGTTCCCATCTCTGTAGTCAAGCTGGGAAACGTCTTGCGACTGGATGCTATATTTTTGTGGTAAAGTAATAGCACATTTATCTTTTTGACTCTTTTAAATACTGCTCTGCCATCATTGCTCTCATAGTTGGCAGAGACTTTTAAATGTATGGCAGGTATTTCAGTGGGTGTTTAATTATAAAGAAAAAAGGGGTATTTTAAGGTCAGTCTAATTTTGCACACTGTTATGGGGCTTGTGGACAAGCGTCATCAACCGTTTACTATGTACTTACAGTTTGATGAGGTTGGTTCTCAATCGTATGGCACCGAACTGGCTGTGTACAGTTGCCAAACTGTGCCGTATTTTTGTGAATGCATAAAATACAGTGTAGCATTTAAGGTCAGCGCTGTCATCTTAGATCAGCTATTGCGGCATGTTTGAGCTTGaggaaattataaaaaataaaacgttaCTTGGCACAGTccaataaaaacaagttgattTTGGGAATTGGATTTGGTGAGATTGCCTTTAAGGCCTGATTTGATTACATCTTGTGACATCTGtctacagtttgtacagtattaCACCTCCCAAACGGATGGTACAGtgaatcaaatacttttgcgGACAAAGTGTTTGATTCAGAAATGTTTTGCAAAGCTCAACATGTTTAGGCGTCAAAAGGAATTTGGTTtacaatacagttttttttattctcatTCTCTGCAGCATGTTGAGATCTAATAGTCAAACTTCCTGTAAATCGAGTCATTGTTCTCAGTTATCACAATATGTTGTGATATTAGTTAAGAGGGCTGTTATGTGAGACTTTTGTGGCAGACGAATTATTAAATGGACATTGCCAACAGTAcgaaaataatataaaatgcacaAGTGGCACAGATGCGTATCACTTAATGTATAGACAGCTTGCGCTTCACTTTGTCCTATCGCAACCTTCAAAGTGCAGCTTAAAGTTGTAATGAGATTAGGCATGCTTGATATCTATTAGCACTCCTGTGTCCTGCTGGCTCTAGGTGAATTAGCACACTGATTGGAAAACGAAAAGCAGAAATAAAGCCCCTGTTTAAGTTGCTTCAGCTTCCCAGCTTTCCTGTTTGTGCAAGTGAGGGCAACGTTTACAGTCAACTCTTTAAAACTCGACAGCCTGCTGGTACACGCCAAACTCACAGTTCACATTCGGAGAACGGGTCAACCGAGTGTTACGGGGCTGTGATGTTTACTTAAAGCCAAGTCGTGGAGCGTTTGCTgtttacagtactgtatgtgtgacTGTCATTTGTCACGGCCACGGCACTAACCTGTCTGTCCCCGTTACGCATGTGTCCAATTTCACCTTGAGGTGGCTTGGTTTTTGTTTTGCGTAACAAGAGCTCTGGGATTTCAGCGGTCCCCGTTCTGTGCTATTTGCAGGGAGCTTGGCTTATTTTCAGTGCTGAAGAGGCAGTCGGGTTAAACAATTATCTCTCATCCTGTTTTATTTCACTCTTTTATAGTTTTTGTAGGTTCTGAGCTTGTAGTGatcttttaaaggtgcattgtgtaacttttaaaatgatctcttgacagaaaggCAATATGATATGCTAAATATGatgtaactatattatcagtgatgtataaagaccttacaaaataacCTGTATTGATTTTATTACCtaagaatgagccgtttttatctacatacactgctgatccccttacatggaagtcgccatttctACAGTatccctaaatggacaaactgctctatagagcGCGTTTATAACTtcattgtctcagacgatgacatgtttgttctgtagcgaccagtgttggggaaagttacttttaaaagtaatgcattacaataacaagttactcccaaaaaaagtaactaattgcatggaaagtaatgcttaagttacttttacattactttttcttgACTGAggtttgatctctttcaggccttgcaggtgttttttatgactgaaaagttctgcattcagaaattgcacatttcatcacaaaaatgtcgagctctggcctgccatctcagatTCTGAGTTTTccactgttcccacacaggcatgtacgcatagagtgcgtaatgtgactacgttcagtttaattcagtacatcattttttttataatcaaattaattaaactaaaaaagtaacttgcgttacttttttaaaaaagtaactcaaatattaatgtgtacatttaaaaagtactgctctactttactcgttacttcagaaaactaatattattacgtaatgcacgttctttgtaatgtgttacccccaacactggtggcGACTACCATAGCTTCACTATGCATTTCGAaaaggaggggtgagctgttgaaAGAACCATTGGTGGCAattacaatctcaccactagatgccactaaaatctacacagtggacaTTTAAAGCCTTTTCTCTGCATATTTTGATAGATGTTTTATAAATTTTTGTGTAGATTTTATATTATTGTGGCAAGCATTGATATATGGACATCGCAAAATGTAGTCAACATCTTGTTTATTGCAGACTTTGAATTGGTCTGATAGTAGTAAAGAGCAAGATTACCCTTCTTGGGGCGCACTCGCACTATCCAAACCTAACCGCaccgggcgcgtttgacccccaaaacctggtttgtttgactagtgtaaGCATTCTGTACTGCACTcgagcccacctctgcaagctggCTCGGGCGCGGTACAGAACGAttacactagtcaaacaaaccaggttTTGGGGGTCACTTGGGCGCGCCAGAGCACGATTTAAAAGGAGAGACATCAATTGCGTGAACACTTACCTTCATCTGACTTTATGAGAAACCTTCTGATGCGCGGagcagggttacgtgaatgtctgaGCACGTggcagatcaactaagcaatatgtaTGAAGGTAAATTAGCGCCTAAAAGATTTGCATGCGCAGAATATCATTTATAAGAATGTACATTGCAActgtaaaataaatttgcatgcGAAAAACTGTTTTGTAAAGGTGTAAATCAAGTTGCAAGTGTAAGAAAACAAGTTTTGCATCACTGTACTGTTAATCGTAAGTGTAATTCATGTCTGAAACTTCATATTTATGCTAAATAAGTATGAACTGTATGCATCTGACCTCAGTTTTTCCACGCTTACACTTTTGGCACGGTTTTGCACTGAAATACTGCCAAAAGCATTGCAAGTCGGCAAACAGTGGTGTGCAATCAAAAACACAGTTTCATGAACGGCAAATATGAATTAATAGCGCTGAATCTGTCTCTGTGTGTAAACTAAACCAGTTGTAAATTACTATTTCCTGAAATAACCCGACATCTACTGGTCCCTCTGTGCTTGCAGTTTTGTCATGATTCTCTCACTGATTTGAGTAGAAAGGCGGGGCTATGAAATGAGGCTTCTGATGAttcattgttttctcttttctgATTGGTTCAATAACGGCAGGAGTTTTCTCAACCCCTTAACCGTAGCCTGCCTGTAGGCTTGCTTACTAGGAGATTGCTGCTAGTTTTTATGTAGAACTTTCGTTTATACATTACGCGCCCAGGCTTGGATCGCTCAAAATACAGTGCGAGTACATGCTTtttgggggagtagggaggggggacaatcgcgctgggCCATGGTTTGGTTGGGTTAGCcctagtgtgagtgcgcccttataAGTTGCACTCTCTTTTTTTTCCTTCAGGTAAATGTGTGAAGATTAAGAAGAAACAGGGCCTGCCAACAAGTTTTGACAACACTAATAGACATTCACCCAGCAACAAGAGAAACGGTGCACCTAGCTTGGTGGTCAACAGGCCCTTGAAAGAACGCGTCATTCATGTTTTGGCCCTAAAGCCTTACAGCAAACCAGAACTACTGCTCTGgctggagagagagaaagccagTCCAAAGGACAAGGTTGACTTGAGTACTGTGCTCGAGGAGGTAAAGTGAACTCGCACATAAAGCACGCTACAGTTCAAATGCTCAACAAAGTGTTGATATTTCAGATATCAAATGTCCAAATCTCAATAAGAAGCCATTTTCCATATGTTGTTGATCAGCAGTCAATGCATTCTACCTTCCAATCTGCACTAGATGCAAATTATGATGCCAAAAGTTATTTATATCTCACATTAAACTTCATAGCGTATCTCGACCCCAAGCTTAcagtttaaataatgttttgggcTGCTTATCCCTGCCTCTGGAGATCAATTACAGTTCCAAGACTGTGTTCAGGTGTAGCTCTTTCAGATGTGCATtggggatagttcacccaaaaattaaaatacatttattcacCCTGTATGTTGTAACCAACATGAACTAACCTGTATTAATTTCATTGTTCtgctgaagatattttgagctgtgtttgtaaccaaacccaTTTTGAGTATTTTGGGAGTCAATATtgcttcattacaaatatattcctttgtgttcagcagaacaaagacatttatacaggtttataatGACATGAATCAtgagtaaatgataaaagaactatccttttaaaagttaaagCTACAGTACACTAAACAGTAAGCGAGATCTCCTGAAGCAGATTAAGCATCTATGCAATAAAGCATGGCTGATTTCCTCAGTAggtttattttgtgaaatgtttCCTGTAGCGTTTACATTTGGGAGTTTCAGTGCATTCAACAAGGGGGAGATTGCAGCACtgttttaataatatttgattAATGGATTGTATTTTGACAGAGGGAGGATTCTGGTGTtcctttcatatttaaagaacagACCGTTTCATAATACATTTCTGCTTTCtgtttgacatttatgaggcctGAATTGAATTATTTTCCTTTGGATATATATTTAGTATGTCCTTAAAAGGCCCATCATATATTATTCTATCTCATAAGATTGTCAAACGCaataattcttaaaaaaaaagaaaaaaagaaacgcTGACTATGGTAATGCTTGATGGTTCAATTTCTTTCGTACAGCCAGTCGCTCTCTTGAAATATTTCCACTTAAGTGCATTTGTAATGACTCGTAAGGAGAAATCTAATAATTCTATTGTCCATTTCCTTTCAGGTGGCTAAAATCAATCCCAAAGATCACAGCTTTACTCTGAAGGATGATTTCTACAGACATGTACGGAGAGACTGGCCAGGCTATGTGGAGGAAGAGCGACAGCTCATTCAAAGAGTTTTGGCTAggtgcatgtttttttatttaacactgttttattgataatttagtttctttgcatttttttaaaactggAACATATAGATTTGGCATGCTCTGTTCTGATTGGCTAACGTTACAAGTTCAAGTAAGTGCATGCAGTTTTTCTTAAGCTGTCTCAAAGGTCATGTTGAAAAATTACTGTGATGATACAGTGTTGGTTTATTCTGTGCGTGATTTAAatgtcacaaaataaaaatgtgataaGTATGTTGATCTTCGTCAAAATAAGCTGTAATGTGGCAAAACCTTTTTAGAGACTAGTTAGACCATACTTTACTTCACTTTGCTTTGCCCTATTCTGCCATACCCAAACCTCTATGTTAGTGTTGTTTAGTAatatcttaaaggattagtcaattttcttgaAGAGAAAGGTCCAGATTATTTACTCGCCACGTCATCCgaagtgttgatgtctttctttgtttagtcgagaagaaattgtgtttttttggggaaaacattccaggatttttctcattttaatggactttaatggccccaatacttaacagttttaatgcagtttaaaattgcagtttcaaaggactccaaatgatgtcaaacgaggcataagggtcttatctagcaaaacgattgtcatttttggcaagaaaaataaaaatatgcactttcaaACCACAAGCGTGACCTCATGcaatatgtcatcacgtcaagagatCACGGATGACATATGCGatactacgccccagtgtttacaagtgtgttgaaagaggaccgttccaacgttgttgtatgtcaaatgatactaattaatgtctttgtgtcagtttattgtttaaaatggtccgcaaatttcatatatgtaacacgtgaccttttgacgtcaattatgtgaggtcgcggtGGCTCGTctcacagccggaggaagaagagaagtgttttaaaagtgcatattttttatttttcttgccaaaaattacaatcgtttcgctagataagacccttatgccgtttgggatcatttagagtcctttgaaactgcattaaaactgttaagtgttggggtccattaaagtccattaaaatgagaaaaatcctggaatgttttcctcaaaaaacataatttcttctcgactgaacaaagaaagacatcaacagtttggatgacatggtagtgagtaaattatctggatttttttaaagaaaattgactaatcctttaagctttCACAAcagtattattttaataaacagtcCTTGTCCCTCTTTACTTATAGTCTTGTCCCCCAGTCTTAATATCATGCCTTGCCCTGCCAGTCTGCCTCAGCGATGCCTTTGAGCCCTATTAAATACGTGTTTCAGTGCAGATGATATGATTTTTAGGCCTGTCTGAGCAGGAAGCCATGCGATTCACCATGCGGTGGCGTTGAGTGGAATTATTCTTCCGAGCAGCATTCGCTCCGGGACAATAGAGGAATAAACTGCAAACGTCCTGCCAAATCTAAGTTTGGCAGCCGTGTTTTTGGGAGGTTTGCCACACTGCTCGTCAACTCTGCCATCAACGTCGATCTTTCATTTTTAATGTGCGCTGCCAATCAGAGTCTAAAGTCTTTTAATGGGACAGCTCAAGTTGCTCTTGCAATACACGGGGAATTTTAAACCCCAGAACGGGACTTGCACAACATAGCTCATTGCTGAATCTTACATGTTCGGGTCATTGTATCAGCCTATGGCTGtcagaaatatttatttaactaaaCACCCCAGATTGTTCAGTATGGTTGGTTTTGTAGGCACTGTTAGGTTTTCGAGCAGGGCACGTATAAGGAACGATCTTTTTGTATGACGAAAAGGCATCTCTATGAGAGGAAAGAGCTGAAGGAAGCAGATTGCCAGAGGAAAGCTCTAGGAGAGCGAGAATGTATCTGGCACTATTGTTCTCATCGCTGGACATTAGCGAGGCCTGTGCCAGTCCTACTGCAGATGTTATCAGATGCCCGGAATTGCTAAGCTAGACTAACAAGCCCTTGCGCTTCGACCAGCCAATGTTGCATATTAGCGCAGGTGTGAGTTTGGTTGTTTTTGCATTGCGTTTGTGAACAGCCCAGCCGGCAGCCGTGCAAATCCTAGCCCTTGATCCTGAGATTTAAATTTCTTCCTGTTTGCTTCATTCATTTCCTGTAAGCGCAGCTTTTTATAGCTTTCTGGTTTCTGGAACTGGAAAGTTTATCTTAACTTGGCCtggttcaaatgtttttttttacgtttaatTAGTAAAGGCTTCCTGATGGCAAGTATTCATGGAATGACATTTTGACAACGTTTCATTCTCTGATATTCCAGAAAACTCCAGCCTCTCAGCAGCAGCGGTAGCCAGTTGAAAACTTTCCAGTCCAACCATTCATTCCACAAAACCTCAGGGGATTCTCCATCCCAGCTCAGCCCTGTCAAGAATCTCTCCATGGTAAATATACACCTATTAAAAGATGTGATACTTTTTCCCATTCTGGCTTATGTTAAAGGAATCAAAATTcgcattttgtcataatttacaATTGAATTGCCTTGAATGTAGCCAATATGACTTTTTgactaattattattattctaacAAATAGTCTAGCTTTTTGTGAGGAACAAAGCCAAAGTTAAAGATGGATTGATTACATTAAGCTTTGTGTCATGGGGTTGGGTCACAAGACAATCATTAACTAATAGTTTTTGGCATTAGTGAAACTGCTAAGCTATTTTTGTAggtgtttttttacttttgcagAAGGTTTGGTTTATAATGCTGCACAATTAATTATCAGTCATTCTATCACATATttcattttgcattttaaagttttaggTTAACCGTTCCTGTAATATTGCAAAAGCTTTGCTGTGCTGTTGTGCATGCTGTATTGCCTTTGCAGTAGTTTAGTAGTCAGACTGCCAGGTTCTTGCAGCACTTAAATAGGTTTGTCATTGAGCTTTGATTGATTACCTGAGATGAGAGTGAAAGGAGTCCACCCTTTCCTTTTCTGTCCTCATGGAGATGATTGTTTTGGCGCcgtctgttttttatttatggAGATGCTGGAGGCTTTTCGGTTGCTGCTGTTTGCAACAGCCAATTAAACTGCTGGTCCTAGCTGTCACTCATCTTGTTCAGATGTTCGACACGCTGCAAAGTTTGTAAAAATCTTTTTCTTTACTCCATGAAACGCCCAGTGCCTTCCGACCATCCAGAAATCCAGACGCCGAAAAAGCAACGATTATTAGACCCGAGCATGCCCTTGCAGTCTCATTCCGATGGACACCTTAGCTCCTCGATGGGCCGTAGTTCCTCCGCACACGGAAACGCTAGTTTGCAAAACAAAATGGAGTTCGGGAGAAGTACCAACAACAATGCCCAGCAGAACCTGGATGGCCTTTACCAGCGGCACAAACTCGGCGAGTCCAACAATGTTCCCAAACAAGAGCGGTCGGACCCAGCACAGCAGTCGCCCTCCAGCCCAAAACACCCAAAAATCAGAACTGAAACCGAAATCTGCACTGACCAGCAGCTTGCGAACGGCCAGCACAAAAAGAAAAAGTCCAAGAAGCATAAAGAAAAGGAGAGAGAGCGCTTAAAACCTGATTGGGCTGAGACCAGCCCAGATCTCAAGCAGAACCAGGAAGTTATTAATGGTGAGGtttgaaaattattttcatGTACATGGCTTATTTTAGTGTGGTCTGACTTGATTTGACCACAGGTGTGCATTGCATTTGTAATggcaaggtcatgggttcaattcctAAGAAatgcacaaattcaaaatgttttgcttgaatgcatatatatatatatatatgcattcaagcaaaacactaaaatatataaaaagaaaataaataaataaataaaaatatatatatatatatatatatatatataataaataaaaaataaataaataaataaataaataaataaatatatataaaatatttattaatttattttctttttatatattgtatatacacacacatacatatatataatatttatttatttatttataatatttatttttatacacacacatgtaaatatatatttttatttatttatttattttctttttatatgttttatatacatacacacacatgtaactGATAATATTTACTGGTAACTTTTATTATCATTGATTATTACAGGTCATAATTTCATATGATTTTCCTATACATCACGTAAGTGTGACAGGTGGACCAGCTGTTAATTATCAGTTAGCAAAGTCCATATAAGTGCATTTCTAGACTTGATTGTTGAAGTGTTGtgcaataaaacataaatattatataacaGCATGATGCCTACATTAATCTGTAGTATGAT
This window harbors:
- the LOC129418912 gene encoding RNA polymerase II elongation factor ELL, whose translation is MAALRQEHRYGLSCGKINKSVPNKTIFHVKLTDTAIRTLEAYQNLKGSLPNQPAICFKGNQGYVKIPVPSTDSPDSFRVFSFYLSSDSKDKPQASFDCIHQFLSGDGREHLESQGSIQDKITVCATDDSYQMTRERMSQVEKDIWSRSAIEIKPGSTHPSKCVKIKKKQGLPTSFDNTNRHSPSNKRNGAPSLVVNRPLKERVIHVLALKPYSKPELLLWLEREKASPKDKVDLSTVLEEVAKINPKDHSFTLKDDFYRHVRRDWPGYVEEERQLIQRVLARKLQPLSSSGSQLKTFQSNHSFHKTSGDSPSQLSPVKNLSMKRPVPSDHPEIQTPKKQRLLDPSMPLQSHSDGHLSSSMGRSSSAHGNASLQNKMEFGRSTNNNAQQNLDGLYQRHKLGESNNVPKQERSDPAQQSPSSPKHPKIRTETEICTDQQLANGQHKKKKSKKHKEKERERLKPDWAETSPDLKQNQEVINDHESANTPVTRASPEELPDYLLIYNTIMDSEQRQRYSEDFCAEYAEYIELHERIGKVTDIFVQLGSKIKTLSPGTKEYKVMEEQIMEKYRKYKKRFPGYREEKKRCEYLHQKLSHIKGLILDYDHTQAPS